From a region of the Labrus mixtus chromosome 5, fLabMix1.1, whole genome shotgun sequence genome:
- the nkx6.3 gene encoding homeobox protein Nkx-6.3, translated as MDPNIQGSFLFNNSLNQFNTDLKAPVCQYSVPNSFYKLNPGLNSQLQPGTPHGISDILSRSMLGMGTTGTTTLLPGYSTMGGFGPSVTSTSVYYNRDYNSNLGGFSKPGTECPMKGRSVSCWAESGCEWRGGRQQCTNSNGPLGEMSGRKKHTRPTFSGHQIFALEKTFEQTKYLAGPERARLAYSLGMTESQVKVWFQNRRTKWRKKSASEPSSTQASLAGQSGDASENEVEDEEYNRPLDPDSDDDKIRLLLRKHRRAFSVLRLGPHHV; from the exons ATGGATCCAAACATCCAGGGGTCTTTCCTCTTTAACAACAGCCTGAACCAATTCAACACGGACCTGAAGGCCCCAGTGTGCCAGTACTCGGTGCCAAACTCTTTCTACAAACTCAACCCAGGCCTGAACAGCCAGCTGCAGCCAGGGACCCCGCACGGCATCAGCGACATCTTGAGCCGCTCCATGCTGGGGATGGGCACCACGGGCACCACCACTCTGCTGCCTGGATACTCCACCATGGGGGGGTTTGGGCCCTCCGTCACCAGCACGTCTGTGTACTATAACCGAGACTACAACTCCAACCTGGGCGGCTTCTCCAAGCCAGGCACAGAGTGCCCCATGAAGGGTCGCAGTGTGAGCTGCTGGGCGGAGAGCGGCTGTgagtggagaggagggagacagcAGTGCACCAACA gtAATGGTCCTCTTGGGGAGATGTCaggcagaaagaaacacaccagACCTACATTCAGCGGGCACCAGATATTTGCCCTGGAGAAAACATTCGAGCAGACGAAGTACCTTGCCGGTCCGGAGAGAGCCAGACTGGCTTATTCTCTGGGCATGACGGAGTCACAGGTCAAG gtttgGTTTCAGAACCGACGTACCAAATGGAGGAAGAAGAGCGCCTCAGAGCCGAGCTCCACGCAGGCCAGCCTCGCGGGACAGAGCGGGGACGCCTCggagaacgaggtggaggatgaggagtACAACAGGCCTCTGGACCCGGACTCTGACGACGACAAGATCCGACTGCTTCTTCGCAAACACCGTAGGGCCTTCTCCGTCCTGCGGCTCGGGCCCCACCACGTCTGA